ATGTATTCAGGAGTAACTGGTGTGCTTTTTTCAAGTTCTTGAGCTTCATTCAAGCAATTTTCAGTTTCTAAAATCAGATCGTCGATAAACGAGTTACTAGGGTCTTGTTTCTTAGCTTCTATCAACTGATCAAGAGATTCTTGAATAACAACTACAGCAGGCTTCTCCTTTTCTTCATAGTTTTGTTTTTGACCTGAATGGTTATTATCTAGATAAGGTTCCTCATCTAGATTCTTTTGTGTGACACTTATGTCACTAGGGGGTGACTTCATATTTTTATTAAAATCAGCTTTGTTTTTGCTATTTTGTTTTTCATCGTTTTGAACTTTTTTGTATAAGGACTCACCTAGACCAGGAATTAAAGTGATCACATTTATAGTGTTACTATAGCGAGCTGTTTTTACTGAATCTGTTAAAATAACTCCTGCTTTACGAAGCATGCTTAAAATACGTTTAACATGGCGCACGCTTAGGCTGACAGCGTCTGCGATGTAGCTTGCACTCACTTGAACTGAGCCTGTTTTTTTTAGCACGGCGTGTTAAGTAGTGAATGACTCTAAGGCATCCAGGGTGGTAGTTAATCTTTTGTTCGACGTTACGCATAACATCATCATTGAATACAGTATACATATTATCTCCCGTTGGGAGATAGATATAAAGCTCTAGTAAAGTTGATTAATAATCATAACTTTCTTATACTAGATTTGTCTGCTTAGGGGGATGTAAACTTGGTGCTCAAACTAAATAAACATCTTCCCCTTTGCCTTCTAACTTTCTATATCTATCACTTCCGCATAAATTCAGCCACTTGTTAATTTCGATTAAACATTAGCACCACAAAAAAAACAGTGCAATAGCCGGTAAGCTAAGTAAATCAATATATTGCGAAAGGCGGCATCAAAAACATAGTGAATCTTGTTAGAAAGTATTTTCTTTATTTTTGTGAAGTAATTTGAGAATCATTTTATATTAAAAGTAGATATTTTTTGCCTTAATCCATTGCAACACAAGGCTTGCGGGGTTTTATTGAAACTGGACACAAACAATACACAAACCGTACACAAAAAACTGGACACAAACAATACACAAAGTGGACACAAACCGTACACAATAACGCCTTGAAAATCATCTAAAACATTTTTTAGCTTTCAAGCTAAAACTGTACACAAAGTGGGTACAAAGTGGACACAAACCGTGCACAAATAATTTATCCTGGATTAAATTAAACCGTACACAAAGTGGACACAAACCGTACACAAGTAACTTATCCTGGATTAAATTAAACCGTACACAAAGTGGACATAAACCGTACACAAATAACTTATCCTGGATTAGATTAAACCGTACACAAAGTGGACACAAACCGTACACAAGTAACTTATCCTGGATTAGATTAAACCGTACACAAAGTGGACACAAACCGTACACAAATCATAATACTCAAAATAATAAAGAGTTAGTCGTGTTACAAATAAAATGAATTATCACAATTATGTTGACAAACGTTTAGTTACAACTATTATGTAAATAAACA
Above is a genomic segment from Piscirickettsia litoralis containing:
- a CDS encoding helix-turn-helix domain-containing protein, whose translation is MSASYIADAVSLSVRHVKRILSMLRKAGVILTDSVKTARYSNTINVITLIPGLGESLYKKVQNDEKQNSKNKADFNKNMKSPPSDISVTQKNLDEEPYLDNNHSGQKQNYEEKEKPAVVVIQESLDQLIEAKKQDPSNSFIDDLILETENCLNEAQELEKSTPVTPEYIGKNEISYEDKASISLLPKRVARVTNPCSQEYYHEQRDIYYKSQQRATNPMSSAYWQELEQEETRKDASTERVVTNKHLKRLKHFVNRFGNKMDEMLWFLKNAYLDEGYSIDKVMGVLSSIAPRFSKPIQMP